In the genome of Onychomys torridus unplaced genomic scaffold, mOncTor1.1, whole genome shotgun sequence, one region contains:
- the LOC118576621 gene encoding zinc finger protein 260-like, producing MLQKTSVIESSTHALISVIPNCINFPENHCICDKYEKVLDHGTKHIFHDHVNIQERPFQCNELGNGIHESSESTCYDRNDIAEKYKNGFLNHREASVESLDTNRHASGNTGEEPYKYKECINSLDFCSIISQNQIIHTATKEQKNTEYDQSFDPEHILTLKRAGSVKKPQQCKKCGQSFKMYSSFSRHQRAHTKEKSYKCTKCNKSFLHLSQLKVHYKIHSREKPYRCTECGKSFFHTSDLKKHYSFHTGGNTYKYNDFGKSFICCSGLTEHQKTHGGERLSGCKKATSTFYTGLHLQYHCRIYTGEKFFICNECGKSLCTYPGLKRHQRIHTGEKPYKCNECEKSFTQEGSLRTHHRIHTREKPFKCSECDRCFARKSYLRTHQRIHTGEKPYKCSECDKSFTQKSNLITHQRIHTGEKPYKCSECDKLFTYSSHLRRHQRIHTGEKPYKCSECEKSFTNGTELRRHQKVHTGVKPYKCDECDKYFTQKGSLRTHQRIHTGEKPYQCSECDKSFIRKVHLRIHQRIHTGEKPYQCNDCNRSFTQKFNLRIHQRIHSGEKPYQCNECDKSFTLKFNLRTHQRIHSGEKPYKCSQCEKSFIQKISLRIHQRIHTTEALQM from the coding sequence ATGTTGCAGAAAACATCAGTTATTGAATCTTCTACTCATGCATTAATCTCTGTTATTCCAAATTGTATTAATTTTCCAGAGAACCATTGCATATGTGATAAATATGAGAAGGTCTTGGATCACGGCACAAAGCATATTTTCCATGATCATGTGAATATCCAAGAGAGGCCATTTCAATGTAATGAGCTTGGCAACGGTATTCATGAATCTTCTGAGAGTACATGCTATGACAGAAATGACATTGCAGAAAAGTACAAGAACGGATTTCTTAACCACAGAGAGGCCTCTGTTGAATCATTAGATACAAATAGACATGCAAGTGGGAACACTGGAGAAGAACCTTACAAATACAAAGAATGTATAAACTCTTTAGATTTTTGTTCTATCATTAGTCAAAATCAGATAATCCACACAgcaacaaaagaacagaaaaatacaGAATATGATCAATCTTTTGACCCTGAACATATACTCACACTGAAACGAGCCGGTAGTGTAAAGAAACCACAGCAATGCAAGAAATGTGGACAAAGTTTCAAGATGTACTCAAGTTTCAGTAGACATCAGAGAGCTCATACTAAAGAGAAATCCTATAAATGTACAAAATGTAATAAATCCTTTCTGCATTTGTCCCAACTCAAAGTGCATTACAAGATCCATTCTAGAGAAAAACCCTACAGATGTACAGAATGTGGTAAGAGCTTTTTTCATACATCAGACTTAAAAAAGCATTACAGCTTCCACACTGGAGGGAATACTTACAAATATAATGATTTTGGCAAATCTTTTATCTGCTGCTCAGGTCTTACAGAACATCAGAAAACTCATGGAGGAGAGAGACTTTCTGGATGTAAAAAAGCTACTAGCACATTCTATACAGGGTTACACCTCCAATACCATTGTAGAATCTATACAGGAGAGAAATTTTTCATATGTAATGAATGTGGCAAATCCCTTTGCACGTATCCAGGTCTTAAAagacatcagagaattcacacaggggaaaaaccttacaaatgtaatgaatgtgaaAAATCCTTTACCCAGGAAGGCAGTCTTAGAACTCATCACAGAATACATACAAGAGAGAAACCTTTCAAGTGTAGTGAATGTGACAGATGCTTTGCCAGGAAATCCTATCTTAGAACTCATCAGAGAATACATACAGGAGAGAAGCCTTataaatgtagtgaatgtgacaaatcaTTTACCCAGAAAAGCAATCTTATAACTCATCAAAGaatccacacaggagagaaaccttacaagtgTAGTGAATGTGACAAACTCTTTACCTACAGCTCTcatcttagaagacatcagagaattcatacaggagagaagccttacaaatgCAGTGAGTGTGAGAAATCCTTTACCAATGGCACAGAacttagaagacatcagaaagtTCATACAGGAGTTAAACCGTATAAATGTGATGAATGTGACAAATACTTTACCCAGAAAGGCAGTCTTAGaactcatcagagaattcatacaggagagaaaccttaccagtgtagtgaatgtgacaaatcctttatcaGGAAAGTCCATCTTAGAATTCATCAGAGAATACATACCGGAGAGAAACCTTACCAGTGTAATGATTGTAACAGATCCTTTACCCAGAAATTTAATCTTAGAATTCATCAGAGAATTCATTCAGGAGAAAAACCTTACCAGTGTAATGagtgtgacaaatcctttaccctGAAATTTAATCTTAGaactcatcagagaattcattcaggagaaaaaccttacaaatgtagtcaGTGCGAGAAGTCTTTTATCCAGAAAATCAGCCTTAGAAtacatcaaagaattcatacgacagaagccttacaaatgtaa